The following proteins are encoded in a genomic region of Notolabrus celidotus isolate fNotCel1 chromosome 19, fNotCel1.pri, whole genome shotgun sequence:
- the LOC117831280 gene encoding N-acetyllactosaminide beta-1,3-N-acetylglucosaminyltransferase 2, which yields MGKCCKCNSRLLCMCLLPCMMTGHLLVYIMVSIFVTISYTPPKITIHYVAPGISANSSALASHPLHPFWNLRLEDSALWNQMQHAWDRLHNPILLGNTTGMMRNPKAKLISKIEDECLSDCMAPCSVPRVHGLDSFPEQMRAFIRSMHCREYPLLINQPGLCRKNSSLDSPMLVMAIKSQMGNFENRQAIRETWGRSGLVSGESKKKGGLVRTLFLLGRQDSSTGPHPDLTNLLELENRRYGDILQWDFRDTFFNLTLKDLLFWHWLQQYCPTATFVFKGDDDVFVRTSALLDYLHVQWEEHILWRAFSNDTDMNLFVGDVINNAMPNREPSTKYYIPGSFYKGGYPPYAGGGGVVYSVSLALRLKKVSERVRLFPIDDVYLGMCLHRLGLSPSHHPGFLTFDLPEADRGNPCAYKSVLLVHRRSPNEMLMLWKRLKNLPGHC from the coding sequence ATGGGCAAATGCTGCAAATGCAACAGCAGGCTGCTGTGTATGTGCCTGCTGCCATGCATGATGACTGGCCATCTTCTGGTTTACATCATGGTGTCCATATTTGTCACCATCTCCTACACTCCTCCAAAAATAACCATCCATTATGTTGCCCCTGGGATTTCTGCTAACTCCTCTGCATTGGCCTCTCACCCACTTCACCCTTTCTGGAACCTTCGCTTGGAGGACAGTGCACTGTGGAACCAGATGCAGCATGCTTGGGACCGTCTGCATAATCCAATATTGCTAGGAAACACAACTGGGATGATGAGAAATCCAAAGGCTAAGCTCATATCAAAAATTGAAGATGAATGTCTTTCTGATTGCATGGCACCGTGTTCAGTCCCTCGTGTACATGGTTTAGACAGCTTTCCAGAACAAATGAGAGCATTTATCAGATCAATGCACTGCAGGGAGTATCCCCTCCTTATCAATCAGCCTGGTTTGTGTAGAAAGAACAGTAGTCTGGATTCTCCCATGCTCGTCATGGCCATCAAATCTCAGATGGGAAACTTTGAAAATAGGCAGGCCATTCGGGAAACGTGGGGACGCAGTGGTCTAGTGAGTGGGGAATCCAAAAAAAAAGGTGGATTAGTGCGCACTTTGTTTCTGCTTGGAAGGCAGGACTCTAGTACAGGTCCTCATCCAGACCTCACAAATCTGTTGGAGCTTGAGAATCGAAGATATGGGGATATCCTACAGTGGGATTTCAGGGACACTTTCTTTAACTTGACCTTAAAGGACCTGTTGTTCTGGCACTGGCTTCAGCAATACTGCCCTACAGCTACCTTTGTGTTTAAAGGGGATGATGATGTCTTTGTTCGAACAAGTGCTCTTCTGGATTATCTTCACGTGCAGTGGGAGGAGCATATCCTGTGGAGAGCCTTTTCAAATGATACTGACATGAATTTGTTTGTAGGTGATGTAATAAATAATGCAATGCCAAACCGTGAACCATCAACCAAATATTACATACCAGGAAGTTTCTACAAAGGCGGTTACCCACCatatgcaggaggaggaggggtggtgTATTCTGTCTCACTTGCATTACGATTGAAAAAGGTGTCTGAAAGAGTTCGCCTCTTTCCAATCGATGATGTGTATCTGGGAATGTGCCTTCACAGACTGGGGTTGTCACCCAGCCATCATCCAGGTTTTTTGACATTTGATCTCCCAGAAGCAGATAGGGGCAATCCCTGTGCTTACAAATCTGTTCTGCTCGTTCACAGACGGAGTCCCAATGAGATGCTGATGCTATGGAAGAGGCTCAAGAATCTGCCAGGTCATTGCTGA
- the LOC117831108 gene encoding zinc finger BED domain-containing protein 1-like, translating into MAERTDDEARKPRPKISKVWESFIQNKAAKQVKCTLCEVHLSFHGSTTAMHEHLKRKHPGAMVSSNTANGCAKQRRVDEFVMRRGSCTPQMAEVLTESILNMIVKDMRPLSMVEDDGFKHMIQTFHPSYILPSRTYFTKLMEGKYGATVGNMKDTLKLTKNKIALTADAWTSVATEAYLGITCHFISDDWELTTLCLTTMPLEERHTGPNIAAWIEQAVARFEISPSKIVAIVHDNGSNIVLAANILQEKHGWMSIRCAGHTLQLVINHALKQPQITKALGAARCLVEHFRKSELAATKLKTKQKQMGTPEHKLVQDVSTRWNSTFYMVTRLLEQRWPLTATLSDPTVTQSGKRYLDLKADQWALLEELAKALQAFECATVYLSGESYVTVSALPPLVRGLLKSTQTTYDTAPVQAFQTAASDEITARWSTEVTVTSDNPSSQIIATALDPRFRKLKFLTPEERFGVQRKVQTLALQSMQGTVRKQHASENDQAIASAVSALDTLLGCDSSTDTDSENEQDADNQAVTNEVLMYFGEQPLSKTESPLSWWKSNEARYPTLASLAKSFLCIPATSTPSERLFSAAGNITSKKRASLTPEHVDMLTFLHFNLTKL; encoded by the exons ATGGCGGAACGCACAGACGATGAGGCTCGAAAACCCCGACCCAAAATTTCCAAAGTTTGGGAAAGTTTTATCCAGAACAAAGCAGCGAAACAGGTTAAGTGCACCCTATGTGAAGTGCATCTCTCATTCCATGGCAGCACTACGGCAATGCACGAACACCTTAAACGCAAACATCCTGGAGCCATGGTGTCTTCAAATACCGCAAATGG TTGTGCCAAGCAAAGGCGTGTGGATGAGTTTGTGATGAGGAGAGGTTCATGCACCCCTCAAATGGCTGAGGTCTTAACAGAGAGCATCCTCAACATGATTGTCAAGGACATGAGACCACTATCCATGGTTGAGGATGATGGCTTCAAGCACATGATCCAGACCTTCCATCCTAGCTACATCTTGCCATCCAGAACTTACTTCACTAAACTCATGGAGGGAAAGTACGGAGCTACTGTTGGAAACATGAAAGATACTCTGAAACTAACTAAGAACAAGATTGCCCTGACAGCTGATGCCTGGACCAGTGTCGCCACAGAGGCATATCTTGGCATCACTTGTCACTTTATAAGTGATGACTGGGAGCTCACGACCCTCTGCCTTACAACCATGCCCCTGGAAGAACGACACACTGGACCCAACATTGCTGCATGGATTGAGCAGGCTGTGGCAAGGTTTGAGATCTCTCCAAGCAAGATTGTGGCGATAGTCCATGATAATGGCAGTAATATTGTCCTGGCAGCAAACATTTTACAAGAAAAGCATGGGTGGATGTCAATCCGCTGCGCAGGCCACACTTTGCAACTGGTGATCAATCATGCTCTGAAACAGCCTCAGATCACAAAAGCACTTGGAGCTGCGAGGTGTCTTGTGGAGCACTTCAGAAAAAGTGAACTAGCTGCAACCAAgctgaaaaccaaacaaaaacagatggggACCCCAGAGCATAAACTTGTCCAAGATGTCTCTACTAGGTGGAACAGTACCTTTTACATGGTCACTCGTCTGCTGGAACAGAGATGGCCACTGACTGCGACACTGTCTGACCCAACAGTAACACAAAGTGGGAAAAGATACCTCGacctgaaagcagaccagtggGCCCTGCTAGAGGAGCTAGCTAAAGCTCTTCAGGCCTTTGAATGTGCTACAGTCTACTTGAGTGGTGAAAGCTACGTGACAGTATCTGCCCTGCCTCCTCTGGTCAGAGGGCTTTTGAAGTCCACTCAAACCACTTACGATACAGCTCCTGTGCAGGCCTTTCAGACAGCTGCTTCAGATGAGATCACTGCACGCTGGTCTACAGAGGTCACAGTCACAAGTGATAACCCAAGCAGCCAGATCATCGCAACTGCATTAGACCCACGATTCAGGAAACTGAAATTCCTGACACCAGAGGAGAGGTTTGGTGTTCAGAGGAAAGTCCAAACTCTGGCACTACAATCCATGCaaggcactgtgaggaaacAACATGCCAGTGAAAATGACCAAGCCATTGCCTCAGCTGTTTCAGCTCTTGATACACTGCTTGGGTGTGACTCCTCAACAGACACTGACAGTGAGAATGAACAGGATGCTGACAACCAAGCTGTCACAAATGAG GTGCTGATGTACTTTGGAGAGCAGCCTCTCTCAAAGACGGAGAGTCCTCTATCTTGGTGGAAGTCAAATGAGGCGAGGTATCCAACACTTGCATCACTAGCCAAGTCATTCTTGTGCATACCAGCTACTTCAACACCATCTGAGCGCCTCTTCTCAGCAGCGGGAAACATTACCTCAAAGAAGAGAGCCAGCCTGACACCTGAGCATGTTGATATGTTAACGTTCCTGCACTTCAATTTAACCAAATTATAA